Genomic segment of Streptomyces sp. NA02950:
TCCACCGCGTACGGGTTTGGAGTTTCCGCCGACGCCTGCCCCACGCCGGAAGCGGGCCACGAGCTCTTTGTCCGGGACCATGGTGGTGAAGCCGTCGCCGACCCGGCCGGCCAGCTCGGCGGCGGCAAGGCCGAAGGCGGCGACGTCGATGGGCACCGGTTGCTCGGGCACGGTGTACAGCCGAGCGTTCTCCACCGTGTAGTGCTTGCCGTGGTGGCTGACCTCGCCTCCCTGGAACAGCTGGCGCATCACGGTGATGGCTTCCTCCAGCATCTCCAGCCGGACGGGCGCCTGCGGCCACGGGTCGCCGAGCACATGCTCGTTGAGCGCCTCTCCGCTTCCCACACCCAGCCGGAACCGGCCCTCCAGCAGCACCGCGCTGGTGGCGGCGGCCTGGGCGACAACAGCGGGGTGGATCCGCGTGCTCGGGCAGGTCACAGCGGTCTGGACCGGCAGGGAGGTGGCCTGGGCGAGGGCGCCGATCACGGACCAGACGAACGGGCTCTGGCCTTGGGCGCTGTTCCAGGGATGGTAGTGGTCGGAGATCCACAGGGAGGTGAAACCGGCCTGTTCCGCCATCCGCGCCTGCTCGATGAGGTCCGCGGGGCTGTGCTCCTCTGCTGCCAAAAAGTAGCCGTACTCGGCCATCGGGCCTCCAACGTGGAATTCGGGCTCCCCGGG
This window contains:
- a CDS encoding LLM class F420-dependent oxidoreductase; the encoded protein is MAEYGYFLAAEEHSPADLIEQARMAEQAGFTSLWISDHYHPWNSAQGQSPFVWSVIGALAQATSLPVQTAVTCPSTRIHPAVVAQAAATSAVLLEGRFRLGVGSGEALNEHVLGDPWPQAPVRLEMLEEAITVMRQLFQGGEVSHHGKHYTVENARLYTVPEQPVPIDVAAFGLAAAELAGRVGDGFTTMVPDKELVARFRRGAGVGGNSKPVRGGLKVCWGIDSHECLRTAHRLWPNMALPGELAQILPTPAHFEQAAELVNPEDLAPLVTCGDNPDDHLRALATYTEAGFDTVYVNQIGPDQRGFFDFYRTHVLPHLPG